A stretch of the Azorhizobium caulinodans ORS 571 genome encodes the following:
- a CDS encoding PLP-dependent aminotransferase family protein, whose amino-acid sequence MLSITLDAGGKVPLVSQIVAAVAEQIAEGVLAPGARLPSVRQLAAECSVSTLTVSNAYNRLVAEGYLEARRASGYYVAMRKAAREPQRRQAQNSVPIDALWLLQRVYEDDPNLLKVGSGWLPESHLFTDGLRHSLSALAKKPASAVSRYGNPHGYEPLRRAIQMLLAQRAIDCEPDNIILTHGASQALDIAARGLLQAGDTAFVDDPGYCNLFPTLRALGVRIIGIPRTPQGPDVEALEALAERYRPRVFFTNTILHNPTGTGCPPAVIYRVLRVAEDFDFHIVEDDIFAGMAPDQMPSIASLDQFRRVLYAGSFSKTISPSLRVGYLVVGRDLVERMLYLKLAGGLTSSEISEQVVHSILVDGHHRLHLARLRDKLAVAQKTVCAGLENAGLSIFHRPNGGMFVWAALPGAPDMEAVAHQAMEEGIMLAPGALFRADQKATPFMRFNVTHADHPRLYRFLERVCERALREKA is encoded by the coding sequence ATGCTTTCGATCACGCTCGATGCCGGTGGCAAGGTGCCGCTCGTCTCGCAGATCGTGGCGGCGGTGGCGGAGCAGATCGCCGAGGGCGTGTTGGCCCCCGGAGCGCGCCTGCCTTCGGTGCGGCAACTGGCCGCCGAATGCAGCGTCAGCACGCTCACCGTCTCCAATGCCTATAACCGGCTCGTGGCGGAGGGCTATCTGGAGGCGCGCCGGGCCAGCGGTTATTACGTCGCCATGCGGAAGGCGGCGCGGGAGCCGCAGCGGCGGCAGGCGCAGAATTCGGTCCCCATCGATGCCCTCTGGCTGCTCCAGCGCGTCTATGAGGACGACCCCAACCTGCTGAAGGTGGGCTCGGGATGGCTCCCGGAAAGCCATCTCTTCACCGACGGGCTGCGCCATTCCCTGTCCGCGCTCGCCAAGAAGCCGGCTTCGGCCGTCTCGCGCTACGGCAATCCCCATGGCTATGAGCCGCTGCGGCGGGCCATCCAGATGCTGCTCGCCCAGCGGGCCATCGACTGCGAGCCGGACAACATCATCCTCACCCATGGCGCCTCGCAGGCCCTCGACATCGCCGCGCGCGGGCTGCTCCAGGCGGGCGACACCGCCTTCGTGGACGATCCCGGCTATTGCAACCTCTTCCCGACGCTACGGGCGCTTGGCGTGCGGATCATCGGCATTCCCCGCACGCCGCAGGGGCCGGACGTGGAGGCGCTGGAGGCTCTGGCGGAACGCTATCGCCCCCGCGTCTTCTTTACCAACACCATCCTGCACAATCCCACCGGCACCGGTTGCCCGCCGGCGGTCATCTACCGCGTGCTGCGAGTGGCGGAGGACTTCGACTTCCACATCGTGGAGGACGACATCTTCGCCGGCATGGCCCCGGACCAGATGCCCAGCATCGCCAGCCTCGACCAGTTCCGCCGGGTGCTCTATGCCGGCTCCTTCTCCAAGACCATCTCGCCGAGTCTCCGCGTCGGCTATCTGGTGGTGGGGCGGGATCTCGTGGAACGGATGCTCTATCTGAAGCTCGCCGGCGGCCTCACCAGTTCGGAAATCAGCGAGCAGGTGGTGCATTCCATCCTGGTGGACGGCCACCACCGGCTGCATCTGGCACGCCTGCGCGACAAGCTTGCGGTGGCGCAGAAGACGGTGTGCGCCGGCCTTGAGAATGCAGGCCTCTCCATCTTTCATCGGCCGAACGGCGGCATGTTCGTATGGGCCGCCTTGCCCGGCGCACCGGACATGGAGGCGGTGGCCCATCAGGCCATGGAAGAAGGCATCATGCTCGCACCGGGCGCCCTGTTTCGCGCCGACCAGAAGGCCACCCCCTTCATGCGCTTCAATGTGACCCACGCCGACCATCCAAGGCTCTATCGCTTCCTCGAACGGGTTTGCGAGCGAGCGCTGCGAGAGAAGGCTTGA
- a CDS encoding dihydrodipicolinate synthase family protein has protein sequence MRLTADASGLFPIAPTPFHADGRIDEASLDTLMERYIAAGATGVTVLGIMGEAPKLEPDESLNIAARFAKGMAGLPVIVGVSAPGFAAMRWLARNAMDKGAAGVMIAPVPSLRTDDQIITYYRQAIEAIGTDIPFVIQDYPLTLSVQMTPKVIRAIVEEHPSCVMLKHEDWPGLEKISTLRGFQKEGTMRPISILTGNGGMFLDFEMERGADGAMTGYAFPEMLSDVVKLQKAGKRDEAHDLFDAHLPLLRYEQQQGVGLATRKYVLMKRGFISSDAQRKPGGTLSATARAEVDYLLARLAKIDARALPLAA, from the coding sequence ATGCGCCTCACCGCCGATGCCAGCGGCCTCTTCCCGATCGCGCCCACCCCGTTCCATGCGGACGGCCGCATTGATGAAGCCTCCCTCGACACGCTGATGGAGCGCTATATCGCGGCCGGCGCCACCGGCGTGACGGTGCTCGGCATCATGGGCGAGGCGCCGAAGCTGGAGCCGGACGAGAGCCTCAACATCGCCGCCCGCTTCGCAAAGGGCATGGCCGGCCTGCCGGTGATTGTCGGCGTCTCGGCGCCGGGCTTTGCCGCCATGCGCTGGCTCGCCCGCAACGCCATGGACAAGGGTGCCGCCGGCGTGATGATCGCCCCCGTGCCGAGCCTGCGCACCGACGACCAGATCATCACCTATTACCGTCAGGCCATCGAGGCCATCGGCACCGACATCCCTTTCGTCATCCAGGACTATCCGCTCACCCTCTCGGTGCAGATGACGCCCAAGGTCATCCGTGCCATCGTCGAGGAGCACCCCTCCTGCGTGATGCTGAAGCATGAGGACTGGCCGGGCCTCGAAAAGATCTCGACCCTGCGTGGCTTCCAGAAGGAAGGCACCATGCGCCCGATCTCCATCCTCACTGGCAACGGCGGCATGTTCCTCGATTTCGAGATGGAACGCGGGGCCGACGGCGCCATGACCGGCTATGCCTTCCCCGAGATGCTCTCCGACGTGGTGAAGCTCCAGAAGGCGGGCAAGCGCGACGAGGCGCACGATCTGTTCGACGCCCACCTGCCGCTCCTGCGCTACGAGCAGCAGCAGGGCGTGGGCCTTGCCACCCGCAAGTATGTGCTGATGAAGCGCGGCTTCATCTCCTCCGACGCCCAGCGCAAGCCCGGCGGCACGCTCTCCGCCACGGCGCGCGCCGAGGTGGATTACCTGCTGGCCCGCCTCGCCAAGATCGACGCCCGCGCCCTGCCGCTGGCGGCCTGA
- a CDS encoding SDR family oxidoreductase: protein MPRHALVTGASRGIGRATALRLARDGFAVSVGYAGQAIKAQEVVAEITAAGGQAIALQADIAKAADVDRMFGDAESAFGPVNVVVNSAGVLKMVSMAKASDADLAAILATNVTGAFNVLRAAANRVPDGGRIISLSTTVVATAFPNYGLYSASKAAVDLFTRTLANELRGRNICVNAVAPGPTGTELFFEGKSEELVERLAKAPPLERIATPEEIAAVIAFLAGPDGGWVNGQIVRANGGLA, encoded by the coding sequence ATGCCCCGCCACGCTCTCGTTACCGGCGCCTCCCGCGGCATCGGCCGCGCCACGGCCCTGCGTCTCGCCCGTGACGGCTTTGCCGTCTCCGTGGGCTATGCCGGACAGGCCATCAAGGCGCAGGAAGTGGTGGCAGAGATCACCGCTGCCGGCGGGCAGGCCATCGCCCTTCAGGCGGACATTGCCAAGGCCGCCGATGTGGACCGGATGTTCGGCGATGCGGAATCCGCCTTCGGGCCCGTGAACGTGGTCGTGAACAGCGCCGGCGTGCTGAAGATGGTGTCCATGGCCAAGGCCAGCGACGCCGATCTTGCCGCCATCCTCGCCACCAACGTCACTGGCGCGTTCAACGTGCTGCGGGCGGCGGCGAACCGGGTGCCCGATGGCGGGCGCATCATTTCGCTCTCCACCACGGTGGTCGCCACCGCCTTCCCGAACTACGGCCTCTATTCGGCCTCCAAGGCCGCTGTGGATCTGTTCACCCGCACGCTCGCCAATGAGCTGCGCGGCCGCAACATCTGCGTGAATGCCGTGGCACCGGGCCCGACGGGCACGGAACTCTTCTTCGAGGGCAAGTCGGAGGAACTGGTGGAGCGCCTCGCCAAGGCGCCCCCGCTGGAGCGCATCGCGACGCCCGAGGAGATCGCCGCCGTCATCGCCTTCCTCGCCGGTCCGGACGGCGGCTGGGTGAACGGCCAGATCGTCCGCGCCAATGGCGGCCTCGCCTGA
- a CDS encoding DSD1 family PLP-dependent enzyme — protein MLQLPPAEPGMREDEVDTPALILDLDAFEANLDTMAALLKPTGAKLRAHAKTHKSAVIARLQMQRGAVGQCVQKVGEAEALAQAGINDILVSNEVVEPRKLKRLAALSSIARVQLCADDPAAIPPIEAAAEAAGIRLSVLVEIEVGAKRCGLEPGAPAAELAARIAGSKHLTFGGLQAYYGSAQHKRQPEERRQAIAFAAGCVEQTLDALKTRGLDCPIIGGGGTGTFAHEAASGLWNEIQAGSYAFMDADYARNVEPPPFRQSLFILAQVMSAPKGTGRAVVDVGHKAAPVDSGYPLVAGRPDLAYVGASDEHGVIEAKDGPLPVLGEKLRLVPAHCDPTVDRYDWYVGVRKGRVECLWPVTARGLMT, from the coding sequence ATGCTTCAGCTTCCCCCCGCCGAACCCGGCATGCGCGAGGACGAGGTCGATACCCCGGCTCTCATCCTTGATCTCGATGCCTTCGAGGCCAATCTCGACACCATGGCGGCTCTGCTGAAGCCTACGGGTGCGAAGCTGCGTGCGCACGCCAAGACGCACAAGAGCGCGGTCATCGCCCGTTTGCAGATGCAGCGTGGGGCGGTGGGCCAGTGCGTGCAGAAGGTGGGCGAGGCGGAGGCGCTCGCGCAGGCCGGTATCAACGACATTCTGGTCAGCAACGAGGTGGTGGAGCCGCGCAAGCTGAAGCGCCTCGCGGCCTTGTCCTCCATCGCCCGCGTGCAGCTCTGCGCCGATGATCCGGCCGCGATCCCGCCGATCGAGGCGGCGGCCGAGGCGGCGGGCATCCGCCTGTCCGTGCTGGTGGAGATCGAGGTGGGCGCCAAGCGCTGCGGCCTTGAGCCCGGTGCGCCGGCGGCGGAGCTCGCCGCGCGCATTGCCGGCTCGAAGCACCTCACGTTCGGCGGCCTCCAGGCCTATTACGGCAGTGCCCAGCACAAGCGCCAGCCGGAGGAGCGGCGGCAGGCCATCGCCTTCGCCGCCGGCTGCGTGGAGCAGACGCTGGACGCGCTGAAGACACGCGGGCTCGACTGCCCGATCATCGGGGGCGGCGGCACCGGCACATTCGCCCATGAGGCGGCGAGCGGCCTGTGGAACGAGATCCAGGCGGGCTCCTATGCCTTCATGGATGCGGACTATGCCCGCAACGTCGAGCCGCCACCCTTCCGCCAGTCGCTCTTCATCCTCGCGCAGGTGATGAGCGCGCCGAAGGGCACGGGCCGCGCCGTGGTGGACGTGGGCCACAAGGCCGCCCCGGTGGACAGCGGCTATCCGCTCGTGGCCGGGCGCCCGGACCTGGCCTATGTGGGAGCCTCCGACGAGCACGGCGTGATCGAGGCCAAGGACGGCCCGCTGCCGGTGCTGGGCGAGAAGCTGCGCCTCGTGCCCGCCCATTGCGACCCGACGGTGGACCGCTACGACTGGTATGTGGGCGTGCGCAAGGGCCGGGTGGAGTGCCTGTGGCCGGTGACCGCCCGGGGCCTGATGACCTGA
- a CDS encoding sulfotransferase family 2 domain-containing protein, protein MLDEARLPTGNPNRGIASSLPRLIFLHVPKTAGTTIDRIFRNYYDPDKICPERLDGIRFWSGEQIRQYQFFSMHDSYQNLQHVAPPWQMLTVLREPIDRLLSHYLYWRSYRDEVINRNNIHLLRLAKLYSLGDFLKLPVPALLPEIDNLTTRLLSGKYFNAQGMPWRDDQEMLEAALANLERIDFCGIYEYLPESVDLACRTFDLAPPREVMWTNITRENYAADPQNFEALDALEIDEETEQLLALRTRLDTVVYDTARARFLSQIGERPRAFDRFHHTVGRRIEHYARTSIHGDVGEPGYLLFGPYTRLRKGAYRATFHLGFGQPESLPAEDTPIAEVDIISGGGAHLHATRTLTAGDLKPGDYNPVELPFHLGLTATDLEFRVRHTGAVALAVENRVLLDEVR, encoded by the coding sequence ATGTTGGACGAGGCCCGGTTGCCGACAGGCAACCCCAACCGCGGTATTGCATCCAGCCTGCCGCGGCTCATTTTTCTGCACGTTCCGAAGACCGCAGGCACGACAATCGATCGCATCTTTCGGAATTATTACGATCCGGACAAGATCTGCCCGGAACGCCTGGACGGAATCCGCTTTTGGTCTGGAGAGCAAATTCGCCAGTATCAATTCTTTTCCATGCATGACAGCTATCAGAACCTTCAGCACGTCGCGCCGCCGTGGCAGATGCTGACTGTTCTGCGTGAGCCGATCGATCGGCTTCTGTCGCATTACCTCTATTGGCGCTCATATCGCGACGAAGTCATCAACCGCAACAATATCCACCTGCTCCGGCTCGCCAAGCTTTACAGCCTCGGGGATTTCCTGAAACTTCCTGTACCGGCGCTTTTGCCCGAGATCGACAATCTCACCACCCGGCTTCTGAGCGGAAAATATTTCAACGCGCAAGGCATGCCGTGGCGGGATGACCAGGAGATGCTGGAAGCGGCGCTCGCCAATCTGGAGCGGATCGATTTCTGCGGCATTTACGAATATCTGCCCGAAAGCGTGGACCTGGCCTGCCGGACCTTCGATCTGGCGCCGCCGCGGGAGGTGATGTGGACCAACATCACGCGCGAGAATTACGCCGCAGACCCGCAGAATTTCGAAGCGCTGGATGCGCTGGAGATCGACGAGGAAACGGAACAGCTGTTGGCGCTGCGCACCCGGCTCGACACCGTCGTCTATGACACCGCACGCGCGCGTTTTCTGTCCCAGATCGGCGAGCGCCCCCGTGCCTTCGACCGCTTTCATCATACGGTCGGCCGCCGGATTGAGCATTACGCACGGACGAGCATCCACGGCGATGTGGGCGAGCCGGGTTATCTCCTGTTCGGCCCCTACACGCGCCTGCGGAAGGGCGCCTATCGTGCGACCTTCCATTTGGGATTTGGCCAGCCGGAGTCACTGCCGGCCGAGGATACGCCGATCGCCGAGGTGGACATCATCTCCGGCGGCGGCGCGCACCTCCACGCGACGCGCACACTGACCGCGGGCGATCTCAAGCCCGGGGACTACAATCCCGTGGAACTGCCGTTCCACCTGGGGCTCACCGCCACCGATCTCGAATTCCGGGTACGACATACCGGCGCTGTTGCGCTCGCGGTCGAGAACCGCGTGCTGCTGGACGAGGTGCGTTAG
- a CDS encoding TetR/AcrR family transcriptional regulator: MSEPLPPLDLEDGPAGRILTAAREMLLREAYSGFTMDRLAFALGMSKKTIYQHFSSKQAIVGAILAATGTTVRRRVMEALAAPVAYPEKLETVFRIISSYFATMSPAFVEDVARHAPEIHARINAIKEENIPIVFGQLLGMGMEAGMIRPDIDPQFVTQYWLQIVKAIHEPDLLTRSGTTARDAFEQALDLFFRGLLTPKGRTGTRWADAPEA; encoded by the coding sequence TTGTCCGAGCCCTTGCCGCCCCTCGATCTGGAAGACGGGCCTGCGGGTCGCATCCTGACGGCGGCGCGCGAGATGCTGCTGCGCGAGGCCTACAGCGGCTTCACCATGGACCGGCTCGCCTTCGCGCTCGGCATGAGCAAGAAGACCATCTACCAGCACTTCTCCTCCAAGCAGGCCATCGTCGGCGCCATCCTCGCGGCCACGGGCACAACGGTCCGCCGCAGGGTCATGGAGGCGCTCGCCGCGCCGGTCGCCTATCCGGAGAAACTGGAGACGGTCTTCCGCATCATCTCCAGCTATTTCGCCACCATGTCCCCCGCCTTCGTGGAGGACGTGGCGCGCCACGCGCCGGAGATCCACGCCCGGATCAATGCCATCAAGGAGGAGAATATCCCCATCGTATTCGGGCAGCTGCTTGGTATGGGAATGGAGGCGGGCATGATCCGGCCGGACATCGATCCGCAGTTCGTCACCCAATACTGGCTCCAGATCGTGAAGGCCATTCACGAGCCCGATCTGCTCACCCGCAGCGGCACCACCGCCAGGGACGCCTTTGAGCAGGCGCTGGATCTCTTCTTCCGCGGCCTCCTCACCCCCAAGGGCCGCACCGGCACCCGCTGGGCGGACGCGCCGGAGGCGTAA
- a CDS encoding FAD-dependent monooxygenase, whose translation MSQATTGPVLIAGAGPTGLSLAIVLRQFGIDVRLIDKAPQAATVSKALAVWSASLEALGAMGAVEAFMAEGAHLNSLIVGEGHKPLATLAVGEGIDSPYPFPLLLPQSRTEAILTQRLAALGAEIERTVELSGFTQDTGGVTATLTHADGRREEMRVAYLVGCDGARSSVRQGLDIAFEGYTEPQTFLLGDVKIDGGALDHRSIYIWWQNGATAALFPFETDTWRIFGARTDATNDAPPTLEELQAYMDRHGPPGCRLRDATWLSAFRTNERLAARYRNGRVFLAGDAAHIHSPAGGQGMNTGVQDAFNLGWKLAYALLGRGDAELLLDSYEAERRPVARDVVKGAAQKLHVAFAGSRITQFVRDVAVTVIGNLSTAQKKLQTELSETAITYHEGPLVALGAPPRSPQRTEVGTRALEALFADPRSGVTTALWPLIGGTAHTLLLFPDAQTPLTVEAATVGCGEALRILSIPPSSDPQGLVRERYRIRKAGWVLIRPDQVVAARGDAGNLTGLANYLDRVVRPAQMALSA comes from the coding sequence ATGTCTCAAGCCACCACGGGGCCGGTGCTGATTGCCGGCGCCGGCCCCACCGGCCTGTCGCTGGCCATCGTCCTGCGGCAATTCGGGATCGACGTACGCCTCATCGACAAGGCCCCGCAGGCGGCCACGGTCTCCAAGGCCCTGGCAGTGTGGAGCGCGAGCCTGGAGGCGCTCGGCGCCATGGGGGCCGTGGAGGCCTTCATGGCCGAGGGCGCCCATCTCAATTCGCTGATCGTGGGCGAGGGCCACAAGCCACTCGCCACGCTGGCGGTGGGCGAGGGCATCGACAGCCCCTACCCTTTCCCCTTGCTGCTGCCGCAGTCGCGCACCGAGGCCATCCTCACGCAGCGGCTCGCGGCGCTGGGCGCCGAGATCGAGCGCACGGTCGAACTCTCCGGCTTCACGCAGGATACCGGCGGCGTCACCGCCACCCTGACCCATGCGGACGGCCGGCGGGAGGAGATGCGGGTGGCCTATCTCGTGGGCTGCGACGGCGCCCGCAGCAGCGTGCGCCAGGGCCTCGACATCGCCTTCGAGGGCTATACGGAGCCACAGACCTTCCTGCTGGGCGACGTGAAGATCGACGGCGGCGCGCTCGATCACCGCAGCATCTACATCTGGTGGCAGAACGGCGCCACCGCTGCCCTCTTTCCCTTCGAGACAGACACCTGGCGCATCTTCGGCGCCCGCACCGACGCAACCAACGACGCCCCTCCGACGCTGGAGGAGCTTCAGGCCTATATGGACCGCCATGGCCCGCCCGGCTGCCGCCTGCGCGACGCCACCTGGCTCTCCGCCTTCCGCACCAACGAGCGCCTCGCCGCCCGCTATCGCAACGGCCGCGTCTTCCTTGCCGGCGACGCGGCACACATCCATTCGCCCGCCGGCGGACAGGGCATGAACACGGGCGTGCAGGACGCCTTCAATCTCGGCTGGAAACTCGCTTATGCGCTGCTGGGCCGGGGGGATGCGGAACTGCTACTCGACAGCTATGAGGCCGAGCGCCGCCCCGTCGCCCGCGACGTGGTGAAGGGCGCCGCCCAGAAGTTGCACGTCGCCTTCGCCGGCAGCCGCATCACCCAGTTCGTCCGCGATGTGGCGGTGACAGTGATCGGCAATCTCTCCACCGCGCAGAAGAAGCTCCAGACCGAATTGTCGGAGACCGCCATCACCTATCACGAGGGGCCTCTGGTAGCCCTCGGCGCGCCACCCCGCAGTCCGCAGCGCACGGAGGTCGGCACCCGCGCGCTGGAGGCGCTGTTCGCCGATCCCCGCAGTGGCGTCACCACCGCGCTCTGGCCGCTGATCGGCGGCACCGCGCACACCTTGCTGCTCTTTCCCGACGCGCAGACGCCCCTCACGGTGGAAGCCGCGACGGTGGGATGCGGCGAGGCCTTGCGCATCCTCAGCATCCCACCCTCCAGCGATCCGCAAGGACTGGTGCGCGAGCGCTACCGCATCCGCAAGGCCGGCTGGGTGCTGATCCGGCCCGATCAGGTGGTGGCGGCGCGGGGGGACGCGGGCAACCTGACGGGCCTCGCCAACTACCTCGATCGTGTGGTACGGCCGGCGCAGATGGCGCTGTCGGCCTGA
- a CDS encoding DUF3422 family protein: MRAAVMGELHARPFFPVETPRRFLHVAFLTSPADAQTERALVTELCASRGVPGPLPGAKHHRVSFGGATLRWEAHAEFSTYTWDLPAVEATPNQLPFHPAAAALASPLTQLPQPGPLLVAVDLHLVTDTMEDVQLDGVFDRGSLARSDVNDGAAEIATDFKPDPAGFVRILVRDRGLGAEAAGALVQRVLEIETYRTLALLGLPEAQKLAPLISKIEARLAQATAEMTRSVGLSANNRLLDELVALAAELEADTAPSLFRFGASRAYAEIVRLRLATIREEAVQGFPTWQQFLDRRMAPAMRTCQSVEERQGNIAAKLARSADLLRTRVDVELEQQNRDLLTSMNERTRLQLRLQRTVEGLSVAAISYYVASLVHLLAEGLHASGVVIFGHHVNPGTITAIAVPISVIAVWYVVRRIRNAHGEHE, from the coding sequence ATGCGGGCTGCCGTGATGGGCGAACTGCACGCGCGCCCGTTCTTTCCGGTCGAAACACCCCGCCGCTTCCTGCACGTGGCTTTCCTCACCTCGCCGGCCGATGCGCAGACCGAGCGGGCGCTGGTGACCGAGCTGTGCGCCAGCCGGGGCGTCCCCGGCCCGCTGCCGGGCGCCAAGCATCACCGCGTTTCGTTCGGCGGGGCCACACTGCGCTGGGAGGCCCATGCGGAGTTCTCCACTTATACGTGGGATCTGCCGGCCGTTGAGGCAACGCCCAACCAATTGCCGTTTCACCCGGCCGCTGCCGCTCTGGCGAGCCCGCTCACCCAGTTGCCGCAGCCGGGGCCTCTGCTTGTGGCGGTGGACCTGCACCTCGTCACCGACACCATGGAGGATGTGCAGCTCGATGGCGTGTTCGATCGCGGGAGCCTTGCCCGCTCGGACGTGAATGACGGTGCCGCCGAGATCGCCACCGATTTCAAGCCGGACCCGGCGGGCTTCGTGCGCATCCTCGTGCGCGACCGCGGCCTCGGCGCCGAGGCGGCCGGCGCCCTGGTGCAGCGGGTGCTGGAGATCGAGACCTATCGCACGCTGGCGCTGCTCGGCCTGCCGGAGGCGCAGAAGCTGGCACCGCTCATCTCCAAGATCGAGGCGCGGCTCGCGCAGGCCACCGCCGAGATGACCCGCTCGGTCGGCCTTTCCGCCAACAACCGTCTGCTCGACGAACTGGTCGCGCTGGCTGCCGAGCTGGAGGCGGACACCGCCCCGTCGCTGTTCCGCTTCGGCGCCAGCCGGGCCTATGCGGAGATCGTGCGGCTGCGCCTCGCCACCATCCGGGAGGAGGCGGTGCAGGGCTTCCCCACCTGGCAGCAGTTCCTTGACCGGCGGATGGCGCCGGCCATGCGTACCTGCCAATCGGTGGAGGAGCGGCAGGGCAACATCGCCGCCAAGCTCGCCCGCAGCGCCGATCTCCTGCGCACCCGCGTGGACGTGGAACTGGAGCAGCAGAATCGCGACCTGCTCACCTCGATGAACGAGCGCACCCGCCTGCAACTGCGGTTGCAACGCACGGTGGAAGGTCTCTCCGTCGCGGCGATCTCTTATTATGTGGCGAGCCTCGTGCACCTGCTCGCCGAAGGCCTGCACGCCAGCGGGGTCGTGATTTTCGGGCACCATGTCAATCCCGGCACGATCACAGCAATTGCTGTACCGATCTCGGTGATCGCCGTATGGTACGTCGTCAGGCGTATTCGCAACGCCCACGGTGAACATGAGTAA
- a CDS encoding alpha/beta hydrolase, with the protein MDYESEYDNRARVPEFPEIVAGWISRSAHLRGDVAAADLGIPHGPSPRQFLDILWPDATRQAPVVLFFHGGYWQRQHPREVTFVAEGCLAHGVAVALAGYDLAPHVPVGNIVAQARGAAICLHHRIKRRIVVSGHSAGGHLAAALTATRWHDIDVRGADDMVTSGLGISGVYDLEPLVSTRLNEALRLSEAEARRLSPIHWEVPAGRTFSAFVGAEESAEFRRQSRDFAVAWGEQGAVADSVEVPGANHFTVLDQLADPASAMVTRLVELARASEDAASLAA; encoded by the coding sequence ATGGATTACGAATCCGAATACGACAACCGTGCCCGCGTGCCGGAATTCCCGGAGATTGTTGCCGGCTGGATTTCCCGCTCGGCCCATCTGCGCGGCGATGTCGCCGCGGCCGATCTTGGCATCCCCCACGGGCCTTCGCCCCGCCAGTTCCTTGACATCCTGTGGCCCGACGCCACCCGGCAGGCGCCGGTCGTCCTGTTCTTTCATGGCGGCTACTGGCAGCGCCAGCACCCGCGCGAAGTCACCTTCGTCGCGGAGGGCTGCCTGGCCCATGGCGTCGCCGTCGCGCTCGCCGGCTATGACCTTGCCCCCCACGTCCCGGTCGGCAACATCGTCGCGCAGGCGCGCGGCGCGGCCATCTGCCTGCACCACCGCATCAAGCGGCGCATCGTCGTAAGCGGCCACTCAGCGGGCGGTCATCTGGCTGCCGCGCTCACCGCGACCCGCTGGCACGACATCGACGTGCGCGGCGCCGACGACATGGTGACCTCCGGCCTCGGCATCTCCGGCGTCTATGATCTGGAGCCGCTGGTGTCCACGCGCCTCAACGAGGCCCTGCGCCTCAGCGAGGCCGAGGCGCGGCGGCTTTCGCCGATCCATTGGGAGGTGCCGGCCGGCCGCACCTTCTCCGCCTTTGTCGGTGCCGAGGAGAGCGCGGAGTTCCGCCGCCAGAGCCGCGATTTCGCGGTGGCCTGGGGCGAGCAGGGCGCGGTGGCGGACAGCGTCGAAGTGCCCGGCGCCAACCACTTCACGGTGCTCGACCAACTCGCGGATCCGGCGTCCGCCATGGTCACCCGTCTCGTCGAACTGGCCCGTGCCAGCGAGGATGCGGCGTCCCTCGCCGCCTGA
- a CDS encoding MBL fold metallo-hydrolase — protein sequence MQPIQIAVVPVTPFDQNCSILWCTATKKGAVIDPGGDLPRIEAALKETGITVEKILLTHGHVDHAAGAAELSETLGVPIEGPNEKDQFLMDGLVDSAARFGMEGARNVTPTRYLKEGDTVTIGEVTLEVLDVPGHTPGHVVFVHKGTNVAIVGDTLFRGSVGRTDFPYGDPELLISGIVSKLLPLGDAVVCLPGHGPVTSIGDERRSNPFLNGAA from the coding sequence ATGCAGCCCATCCAGATCGCCGTGGTGCCTGTCACGCCCTTCGACCAGAACTGCTCCATCCTGTGGTGTACCGCCACCAAGAAGGGCGCGGTCATCGATCCCGGCGGCGACCTGCCCCGCATCGAGGCGGCGCTCAAGGAAACCGGCATCACGGTGGAGAAGATCCTGCTCACCCACGGCCATGTGGACCATGCGGCGGGCGCGGCGGAACTCTCCGAGACTCTGGGCGTGCCGATCGAGGGGCCGAACGAGAAGGACCAGTTCCTGATGGACGGCCTGGTGGACTCCGCCGCCCGCTTCGGCATGGAGGGCGCGCGGAACGTCACGCCGACCCGGTATCTGAAAGAAGGCGACACCGTCACCATCGGCGAGGTGACGCTGGAGGTGCTGGACGTGCCCGGCCACACGCCCGGCCATGTGGTCTTCGTCCACAAGGGCACCAATGTCGCCATCGTCGGCGACACGCTGTTCCGCGGCTCCGTCGGACGCACGGATTTCCCCTATGGCGATCCCGAACTGCTCATTTCCGGCATCGTCTCGAAGCTCCTGCCGCTCGGTGATGCGGTGGTGTGCCTGCCGGGCCACGGGCCGGTGACGAGCATCGGTGACGAGCGCCGTTCCAACCCATTCCTGAACGGCGCGGCCTGA